Proteins from one Setaria italica strain Yugu1 chromosome V, Setaria_italica_v2.0, whole genome shotgun sequence genomic window:
- the LOC101766395 gene encoding tropinone reductase homolog At5g06060, producing the protein MRYILVGQRRRSIYVSFRLRQKQVEIVCEQALNMAASGRSREERWSLAGKTALVTGGSKGIGRAIVEELAGFGVRVHTCARGDAELQECLRRWGADGRLARVTATACDIAARGDRERLVAAAREELSGRLDILVNNAGQAMFRAATETTAEDYARLMATNLESCFHLAQLAHPLLVAAAAASPGGEASSVVNVSSIGGLVSYPALSVYSTTKAAMNQLTRSLAVEWAQDNVRVNCVAPGGVRTDFAASSGLKLDPEVARKMGEAEMARVPMHRSGEPEEIASLVAFLCMPAASYITGQVICADGGRTIAA; encoded by the exons ATGCGATATATACTCGTCGGACAACGACGGCGATCCATATACGTATCCTTTCGCCTCAGACAAAAACAAGTCGAAATCGTGTGCGAGCAAGCTCTGAAcatggcggcgagcggccggagCAGGGAGGAGAGGTGGAGCCTCGCCGGCAAGACGGCGCTCGTCACCGGAGGAAGCAAGGGCATCGG GCGCGCGATCGTGGAGGAGCTCGCGGGGTTCGGGGTGCGTGTGCACACCTGCGCCCGCGGCGATGCCGAGCTGCAGGAGTGCTtgcgccggtggggcgccgacGGCCGCCTCGCGCGCGTCACGGCGACCGCCTGCGACATCGCGGCGCGCGGCGACCGGGAGCGGCTCGTggccgcggcgcgggaggagctGAGCGGCCGGCTGGACATCCTCGTCAACAACGCCGGGCAGGCCATGTTCCGCGCCGCCACGGAGACGACGGCGGAGGACTACGCGCGCCTCATGGCCACCAACCTCGAGTCCTGCTTCCACCTCGCGCAGCTCGCGCATCCGCTCCTCgtagcggccgcggcggcgtcgccgggcgGCGAAGCGAGCAGCGTCGTCAACGTGTCCTCCATCGGCGGGCTCGTCTCCTACCCGGCGCTGTCCGTGTACTCGACCACCAAGGCCGCCATGAACCAGCTCACCCGGAGCCTCGCCGTCGAGTGGGCGCAGGACAACGTTCGCGTCAACTGCGTCGCGCCGGGGGGCGTCCGCACCGACTTCGCCGCCAGCAGCGGACTGAAGCTGGACCCGGAGGTGGCGCGGAAGATGGGGGAGGCGGAGATGGCGCGGGTCCCCATGCACCGCAGCGGCGAGCCGGAGGAGATCGCATCGCTCGTCGCTTTCCTCTGCATGCCGGCAGCGTCCTACATCACCGGCCAGGTCATCTGCGCCGACGGTGGCCGCACCATAGCCGCCTAG
- the LOC101766810 gene encoding tropinone reductase homolog At5g06060, producing MRYILVGQRRRSIYVSFRLRQKQVEIVCEQALNMAASGRSREERWSLAGKTALVTGGSKGIGRAIVEELAGFGVRVHTCARGDAELQECLRRWGADGRLARVTATACDVAARGDRERLVAAAREELGGRLDILVNNAGQTMFRAATETTAEDYARLMATNLESCFHLAQLAHPLLVAAAAASPGGEASSVVNVSSIGGLVSYPALSVYSATKAAMNQLTRSLAVEWAQDKVRVNCVAPGGVRTDIVASSGLKLDPEVERKMWEAEMARVPMRRIGEPEEIASLVAFLCMPAASYITGQVICADGGRTIAA from the exons ATGCGATATATACTCGTCGGACAACGACGGCGATCCATATACGTATCCTTTCGCCTCAGACAAAAACAAGTCGAAATCGTGTGCGAGCAAGCTCTGAAcatggcggcgagcggccggagCAGGGAGGAGAGGTGGAGCCTCGCCGGCAAGACGGCGCTCGTCACCGGAGGAAGCAAGGGCATCGG GCGCGCGATCGTGGAGGAGCTCGCGGGGTTCGGGGTGCGTGTGCACACCTGCGCCCGCGGCGATGCCGAGCTGCAGGAGTGCTtgcgccggtggggcgccgacGGCCGCCTCGCGCGCGTCACGGCGACCGCCTGCGACGTCGCGGCGCGCGGCGACCGGGAGCGGCTCGTggccgcggcgcgggaggagctGGGCGGCCGGCTGGACATCCTCGTCAACAACGCCGGGCAGACCATGTTCCGCGCCGCCACGGAGACGACGGCGGAGGACTACGCGCGCCTCATGGCCACCAACCTCGAGTCCTGCTTCCACCTCGCGCAGCTCGCGCATCCGCTCCtcgtcgcggccgccgcggcgtcgccgggcGGCGAAGCGAGCAGCGTCGTCAACGTGTCCTCCATCGGCGGGCTCGTCTCCTACCCGGCGCTGTCCGTGTACTCGGCCACCAAGGCCGCCATGAACCAGCTCACCCGGAGCCTCGCCGTCGAGTGGGCGCAGGACAAGGTGCGCGTCAACTGCGTCGCGCCGGGGGGCGTCCGCACCGACATCGTCGCCAGCAGCGGACTGAAGCTGGACCCGGAGGTGGAGCGGAAGATGTGGGAGGCGGAGATGGCGCGGGTCCCCATGCGCCGCATCGGCGAGCCGGAGGAGATCGCGTCGCTCGTCGCTTTCCTCTGCATGCCGGCCGCGTCCTACATCACCGGGCAGGTCATCTGCGCCGACGGTGGCCGCACCATAGCCGCCTAG